One window of the Misgurnus anguillicaudatus chromosome 8, ASM2758022v2, whole genome shotgun sequence genome contains the following:
- the arf3b gene encoding ADP-ribosylation factor 3b, which translates to MGNIFGNLLKSLIGKKEMRILMVGLDAAGKTTILYKLKLGEIVTTIPTIGFNVETVEYKNISFTVWDVGGQDKIRPLWRHYFQNTQGLIFVVDSNDRERVNEAREELMRMLAEDELRDAVLLVFANKQDLPNAMNAAEITDKLGLHSLRHRNWYIQATCATSGDGLYEGLDWLANQLKNKK; encoded by the exons ATGGGGAATATTTTTGGCAATCTGCTGAAGAGCCTGATAGGGAAGAAGGAGATGAGGATCCTTATGGTTGGATTAGATGCTGCTGGTAAAACCACGATCCTGTACAAACTGAAGCTGGGAGAGATCGTAACCACCATCCCAACCATTG GCTTTAATGTGGAGACGGTGGAGTATAAGAACATCAGCTTCACTGTGTGGGACGTGGGTGGTCAAGATAAGATCAGACCGCTTTGGAGACACTACTTTCAAAATACACAGG GACTCATTTTCGTGGTTGACAGTAATGATCGAGAGAGGGTTAATGAAGCTCGGGAGGAGTTGATGAGGATGCTTGCTGAGGACGAACTGCGTGATGCCGTACTTCTTGTTTTTGCTAACAAACAG GATCTGCCAAACGCTATGAATGCAGCTGAGATCACAGATAAACTCGGCCTCCACTCGCTCCGTCATCGCAACTGGTATATACAAGCCACCTGTGCGACCAGCGGCGACGGTCTGTATGAAGGCCTCGACTGGCTCGCCAATCAGCTGAAGAATAAGAAGTGA